The Neomonachus schauinslandi chromosome 11, ASM220157v2, whole genome shotgun sequence genomic sequence TGGGAAGTAATTGTCTAGATAAGATGAGAGAAAAGCAGGAGTTAGAGGTAATTGCCAGAATCACCATCTGGTTTGCTGGGAAGATGGGAGGCTGTTTGCCAACATTCAGAGTTGCAAATGCCCCTGAGTCTGAGGGGTTGCAGTGTGTATGCACCTGGGAGACAAGCACCAGGGCCATCAGAGAGTGTGGACGCTGAGTAGTTCCCTCAGACCACGCCCACGGCTGAGGGGGGCTGGGATTCCTGACTGTGGTCAGAGTTTCCTcgcttttctttcatttcattgacTTTTTCTCTTGAAAAAGCCTTTTTGGGATtgattcacactttttttttttatatctccgTACCAAAGTATTCACATCATCACAGCTTGGGACTCAGAACTCACTGATCATCCATCAAGTCTGTCATGGTAAACTAGCTCCTGGCACCTTAGCAATTcttatccacattttattttgtttgtttttctacattttattcttttgatcattttgctacttttaaaagatatttttcaatgaCATTTCTCAAATGCTGCAATTCAATTAATCTTTATGAATGACACAGGTGGAGGTAATAAGAAAAACTCTGCATCTCAGAAGGCACCACAGTAAACTGCCAAGCATAGTAATGGCAGAACaatccacattttaaatataagtttttTTCCAAGGTGAATTGATAAAAGTTCTCACTATCTcaaatgatttcttttctaaTAGCAGAAATTCAACACTAATATATTGAGttgaattctttaaattttagagTACCTTTGTAAATACACATGgagattatttctttctttcttttttttttttttagtgagattGGTCTcagggagaaacaaacaaactctgagagaaaaaaataaaataaaataagtcattccctctctccctggaagTGTGCCTTGTTTAGAACAATGAATGCTTGTTTGAGATGCATGAGACCAAAGTACTTTAGGTGACAGGGACAGTAGTGTGTGGAATACTGTCAGTGAAGATTGCCTCTGCCTCATTAGATATGAGGAATAGTTAAGCACAACAAGGAAGGGTGGATCCAGCAAATGCCAAAGACAACTGCCTTAATCAATCATTATTGCCACAGAGTCTCATATTCTCTCCATTGAACATGTAATTTTTCCCAGTACTCAATTGTGCATTTTCTGACACAAATGAGTGGATACATGGTATTGGCCAGAGACACTGCTATGTAGTCAGAGTGAAAAAATGTACTCAAACAAGTACATATATCTTAATAGAACTCAACCACAATCATGTAATACTAGTTCTCTTAATTATCTAGTTTTTACCTGTCCTGTTTCTGAACTGATGCTAGATTGGAGTCTTTTCTTCTTACAAGAACTATAAAAGTATAAGCCCCgtttaagttttagaaaaaatgGTGACCAAGAAAAGCTGTGGTTTCTTTTATACCCAAGGTGAACAACTGAATGATATCTTGTAAACACCTGACACATTGCCCAACAGATTTCTAATTCTTACCCCTCTTAATTCTAGTCATGCCTCATGGTCAGCCTACAAGGTCACCTCAAGGATAATGGGGTGGGGAGCTTGAGATAGGAAATGCCTAGTAGacggtggggaaaggacagcaGAACCTCCTGATAGAGCCACTGAATGCTATCAGAGACCCAGATGTCCATCCTGCTGACCCTCCCTTATCCAAACCCCACCCATGGTGGTGACAACCTACCCTTGACCAATGGTCTCATTTCATTGGGAGAAGCGAGGGCCTGGAAACTAGAAATGAGGAATAAAAGGCCACATAGAGAAGTAGCAACACAGACTCGCTTCTGGCACATTACTGGTCACCAGTAAGCTCCCAGACACCATGGTGCATTTTACTGCTGAGGAGAAGGTTGCTGTTGTTAGCCTGTGGGCCAGGGTGAACGTGGAGTTGGTTGGAGGCGAGGTCCTGGGAAGGTAGGCCCTGGAGGGGGGCAGAAAGGCAGAAAGTATTCCTGAAGGGGTATTGGTCGGTTTTCTTACCTACTTTGATTTCCCATCTCAGCTGTGACTGTGATCATCCCATAGGCTCCTGGTTGTTTATCCATGGACCCAGAGGTTCTTTGACAGTTTTGGCAACTTGTCCTCTGAGTCTGCAATAATGGGCAACCCCAAGGTCAAGGCCCATGGCAAGAAGGTGCTGACCTCCTTTGGAAATGCTGTTAAACATATGGATGACCTCAAGGACACCTTTGCTGAGCTGAGTGAGCTGCACTGTGACAAGCTGCACGTGGATCCTGAGAACTTCAAGGTGAGTTCTGGGCATGTCTGTGCTATGTCTTTCATCCTAGATATTTGCAGTGGTGGATATGTTAGAAAACACAGGTCGTTAAGTCTGATCCCATAAAAGCATTTTTTGGGACATTATATTTCAAGGAAGGGCTTGCTTTTGGTAGTTAGGTTGTTCCAAAGGTCATAGATAAGACCGAGTAGGGTAATTACTATGACCAGAGGAGGCCACTAGCTGTcttacatttctgaaaaaatacGTGTGTGAAGAACACTGGCCAAAACTGAGTTAAATGTTTTTGGCTGGGAGAATACAATTATAGCAAGAACATCTTACTTTTGGTAACTgaaattttctctaaaaatgaTGAATACATTTCTACATGATTCTTGAGTTTAGAACCAGGACTAAGCAAGACAATATAAGAGCAATCTTTTCAATGGACAatctgaccccccacccccttagCAGTGATGAAATGTTCTTGTATACATGGCTCAAGATTCTATGTCATGTGAGTGTACAGACAATTTGAATGAATGTATTATCTGGGGACTTAAACTAGATATATTAAGGCCCCTTACAGTCCTATaatcctacttttaaaaaagactgagtCTCTAGAAAAGAGAAGCCATCCATGGCAATGTTTTGGGCTCAGAAGTTGCCAGGGCAAATGAGAGAAGGATAGAACACAATGGGAGGTACAGGGCTGGGAGTCATATTGATGCCAATGTCCAGCATATTATGGCACACTTTTGTGGGAGCATGGCCCTGAAAGTTGCTCAATCTCTTATCAGGAAGAAAATTGATGTGTCCAGCTTGAAACTTTCTGTTCACTagacactgttttctttttatcctacTCTATCCCCAGCTTCTAGGCAACATGATATCGATTGTCTTGGCAACCCACTTCAGCAAGGAGTTTACCCCCCACATGCAGGCTGCTTGGCAGAAGCTGACAGCTGCCGTGGCGAATGCTCTGGCCCACAAGTACCACTGAGGTGCTGGTCCAACTGTGTTGGTGTTTACCAGAGGGACCTGAGTTCCAAGAGTCAATCTCCTGAAGACAGACACAGTGCCCTACCTCCAGACCCAACTgctatatgataaaaataaaataaaaattgtgctCTGTAATGAATatccttgtcttctctctctgtctttatcttttaTATTGATTCAGCTAAAAGAAAGCACTTCTTTAGGGAAGGGGGTTATTTGGGGAGGATAGAGAAGAGACTCATAAGATTCTGCAAGATAAGAGAGGCTTCAAGGGGCAGTTACTTCTAGGAAGGGAAAATAGACTCTGGAACTGAATAGTGTCTTCAGAACAAGGGAGCAGATGGAGGTACTCTTGGGAAATGCAAGAAGATTGATAGAGTGAGTAGGGGCACGTTAGAACTCCAAGGAGGGGACCTGTCTAGGCTGCTATTTTTATAATCTCAGAGCTTTTTGATGCtatatttcacttatatttaaataatataaaaaacatgtttttatcaGCTGTAATATAGTAGAGATGGAACTTCCAAGAGACCTAGGCAAGGACCATGCTTTAAACTTTCCCTAGTGTTTTCATTGGTATTAATGGAGGAACTATCCCTAAAGCATAAGAACTAACTGCCTTGGTTTGAATCTGTACCTTATCTGTTAGCTCTGTGACCTGTAACATATTTCCGATTTCATTAAGCCTTCTGTGGAGATAAAAGGCCATTTATgtggaaaaatgacaaatttagGAATTAGCATGCTGGGTCTAAGTGACAGAGGAGAAATTGGCCCCTTAAAAACAGTGcagtggggacacctgggtggctcagtcggttaagcatctgcctttggctcaggtcaggatcgcagggtcctgagataCAGTCCTgcatcagctccttgctcagtggggagcctgcttctccctctgcctgccccttcccctgcttgtgctctctctctctctctctgacagataaataaataaaacctaaaaaaaaaaaaggcagtgcaGTGATATAGAATTAGGGACACTACTGCCCGGAAAAGAAGCTATTATTATAAGCAAAGTACCAGTGAAATTTCTTGCACACAAAAGTAACATGGTGAATAGGGAATTTTAGGGAAATGGATCCATATGTGGGTATAGAACTGACAAGGCAGGATCTAACTTGGATCTAGCCATAGGAATGTGCTGTGATTATAATGAAGGCAAAGGACTGAACTTCACAGAAGCGATGAAACTAAGAACAACTCAAGTAAGGGGCCATTGTGGCCAAGATCCCACAGGACTTGGAATGAAGGGCAGTAGAGAGTGGTGAAGTCACCGATGACAGCCGGGTTTCCTGTCTGGTGAATGAAAAGAGGAAAGTCTATTCTCAGGACAGAAAATGCGTAGAAGTCTCTTGTTTGGAGCTGGCAATTGAGCACGTCCACTTTTGTAGCCATTACTTCAAATTCTGTACCCAAGTCCCTGGCATTTCAGAAGTGAAAAGCCAGGGCTTTGGGATTAGCAGTAAAAGATTAAATCCAGCCCCATCACCTTGAAAAGTTTGGTTAACATTTTCCAGCATgaatttccttgtttgtaaaatggaataaacatTCCAACCTCACAAGCAGGTTCCAAGGTTTTAAGGAGATCTCTGTAAAGTGCTTTGGCTGTCATTATTGAGAAAGTAGAGGTAGCAGTTTATACAATACACTCTGATCTGTTCCTCTGTGCCTTGTTCCATTGTGTTTTCTTGACCTGACTGTATTCTTTATGAGCTCCAGACCCATATATCTAACTATTTGTTTGATGGCCCATATCTGATTGCTCATGAGTGCATCAAATACaatatgtccaaaaaaaaaaaaacaaaaaaacaaaaaaccctccaacTGTTTCCTAATCTATTCCTGCTAATCTGTTCCCCATCTAGGGACTAATGCATCATCCATTGCTTGAGCCTGAAAATAGAGATGGCATTTTTACCACCACACCCCAACTATAATATCATCCtatttgtctttcatttattttacccCTTAAACCCATTTACATATGGAagccagataatttttttaaaaatacaaatcaaatcatGTCACCCACATCCTTGAAGTTTTCAATAGTTTTTCTTGGCTTTCAGGTTAAAGACAGATATTCTGTAACATAGTTTTAAGATCATCCATGACTCCTCTGCACCTTCCTATCATATAATACTTCCCCTTGTGATATTGTcctattttttgcatataaatcATATACATTGAATCATTGTCTCtggttactttatttatttattttttttagagagagtgagagagagtgcctgTGCATGCAGGTGGACCAGCtgcaggagagggggtggggggagggagagagagaatcccaaggaggctccatgctcagcacagagcccaccatgaggctagatctcacaaccatcatgagctgagccgaaaccaggagttggacacttaactgaatgagccacccagaaacACCTCTGGTTACTTTTAATTGACATTATGTTGTACAATTCATCTGTATTTCTGCAAGTGAAGCAGTAGTTGATTCTTTTCATTATtgtgtaatatttcattctttctctataTCATGATTTATCTATTCCACTGAATGAGGAACATTTAAGTGGCTAGCAGTTTAGGATCATCATGCATACTGATGTTACAGCCTTTGGACTCACATAAGCATGCATTTCTGCATTTCTGGAAGAATAATTGCCAGCTCATAGGTTTTGCATATACTCTACTGTAGTAGCTACTACCAAATATTTCCTAAAGCAGTTACACCATTTTACACTGTCACCAGCAGAGCCTGAGAGTTTTGTTGATCTACATCCTTGCTAAATTTTGAAATTGCttatctctctcctcctcttctttatATTCTTTGCCTTCTGACTTCCATCTCAGtccattctcttcctttctgttggTTAATCTCTcttaccctccctccctccctccttccctccttccatctaGCTGTGCTAGAGGGTATGTATCTGTAGgtcaatgtaatattattttgaattcagAAAAGACTAAAATTCCCTTTGAATCTTCATTTCTAGATCTAACTCTACTTTTTTGCTGAGGACACAACTGGAAATTTCTGCACCTACATTTTCCCAGAAATCCTGTCAGACTGGTTGAATAAGGTAAATCTTCATTGCAAATCCTCTGCATTCTTTCTTTAGTCATATCATAGTTTCAAATCATGTTATAggtttctgatatttttttctttatctctcattGTTTCCATTAAATCCATGCTCCCCAGATCTATGTTAGTAGCTGGTAGAGAAACAATATTCATTACTTTCATTCTTCCAATGGACATTTATTTCagtgaaagaatggaaagaaagagttTTGTTACTagaagtatttatccaaagaaggagaaagaaagcaagttAAAAGTATGTtaagcatttattcattccaaCCACTTACAAATATCTCTAGAGACAAAGAGAAGTACCACATAGAGTCAACTTGATAACATTTCTGTTCTCTAGGCCTTAGTTTTCTGATCTATGAAGTGAAAGAACTAGATGAGTTAAACTCTGAGAAACATTCCACAATATCAGACTACAACATTTGCACATGAATGAGAGTGGTAGTATCTTTATGGAAGCCACTACTGAAGGGGATGAATTGAGGAGGGAGAAAGCATGGATCCTGAGTCAAGACACAAAACACCTAGAACACCACCCTCAGGGCAACTGAAGGGAACTGAGGAATGGGGATGCAACCTACATTCGCACAAACAAATAAGCTTCTGCTGTGTCGTTGGGCCAATCTGCTCACAGCCCCAGGGAGGATAAGATCAGGGCTGGGCATAAAAGGAAGAGCAGGGCCAGCAGCTGCTTATACTTGCTTCTGACACAACCGTGTTCACTAGCGACCACAAACAGACACCATGGTGCATCTGACTGCTGAGGAGAAGTCTGCCGTCACTGCCCTGTGGAGCAAGGTGAACGTGGATGAAGTTGGTGGTGAGGCCCTNNNNNNNNNNTCCTGGGATACACAGTTTCAAATTTAACTTGGGAAAAATTGCCCCTTCGCCTTTCATAAGAAAATTGAAGAGGCACTCTTCAATTACGAGGTTGTGATTCTCAAAAATGTACTAGTACACTTGCCAAGGAGAATAATTTTAGTAGAAATCAATAGAAATAGCTGAGATGAGACCTAGAGATCCCTAGAGAGAGAACCAGGGCCTGAAGTCAGACTCACAAGCAGGTGTCAGAACTGCCAAGGAGAGGGATGGCAGCCACCATTCAGGCCTCACCCTGCAGAACCACACCCAGGCCTGGGCCAAACTGCTCACAGCCCCAGGAGGGCAAGGTCAGGGCTGAGCACAAAAGGAAGAGTAGGGCCAGCTGCTGCTTACATTTGCTTCTGACACAACTGTGTTCACTAGCGACCACAAACAGACACCATGGTGCATCTGACTGCTGAGGAGAAGTCCCTTGTCTCCGGCCTCTGGGGCAAGGTGAAGGTGGATGAAGTTGGTGGTGAAGCCCTGGGCAGGTTGGTATCCAGGTAGCAAGGCAGGCTTATGGAGAGTGAATGGAATCTTGAGAGGCAGAGATGGCTAGTCCCCTGGGTTTCTGACAGTCTCCGACTCCCCTGTCCTCTGTGCTGTTTTCACCCCTCAGGCTGCTGGTTGTCTACCCCTGGACTCAGAGGTTCTTTGACTCCTTTGGGGACCTGTCCTCTCCTAATGCTATTATGAGCAACCCCAAGGTCAAGGCCCATGGCAAGAAGGTGCTGAATTCCTTTAGTGATGGCCTGAAGAATCTGGACAACCTCAAGGGCACCTTTGCTAAGCTCAGTGAGCTGCACTGTGACCAGCTGCATGTGGATCCCGAGAACTTCAAGGTGAGTCTGTGGGACCCTCAATATTctccttcatcttcctttttaaggtcAAGCTCATGGTGTCCAGAAAGGGTATGGGTGTTAGGTGCTTTCTAGAGGGTGAAGGAGGTATTCTAATAGCATCAGTATGGACTCCTCaggactgtttttatttctttcacccTCTTGCTCACAGTAGTTTCTTCTTGTTCTCTgcaatgtgttttctttattgttttgatTAAAGTTTtgagtgtttatttaaaaagtacatttaatccattccaaatcattttttttctaatactttttcCCCTTGTCTCTTCCTTTGAGAGCAAAGAGGATAAAATCTGATTGCTTCTTTGTATAGTTGGAAAGAATAGCCATGATATTTTAAGTTCTGAATTAAGGCAGGAGAGAAACATTTCTAAATGTAAAATCAGGCTGATATGGTTGAAATCACATAGAGAGTAACATCTAAGATCTAGCTATCTTTCTGCTTATATTCTAGGGGCACAGCTTGGGGCTGTGGATGGGGCTGGAATATGCTGAGTCTCAGCTGGGTCTGTCTGCTAACCATGCACATGTCTCTTGTCTCTTCCCCACAGCTCCTGGGCAATGTGCTGGTGTGTGTGCTGGCCCGCCACTTTGGCAAGGAATTCACCCCACAGGTGCAGGGTGCCTTTCAGAAGGTGGTAACTGGTGTGGCCAATGCCCTGGCCCACAAATACCACTGAGCTCCCTTTCCTGCTTTCCAGGAAATGTCCCTTGGTTCCCAGAACCTAACACCTGAACATGGGGAAATTGTGAAGTGCTTTGAGCACCTGGCTCCTGCCTaataaagaacatttcttttcattgcacTGGTGTATTTAAATTATTCCTGCATCTCTCACTGGAGTTGTTACAGGGCATGGGAGGACAAGGCCTttaagacataaagaaatgaggGGATAGTTCAGATCTTgggaaaatatatctatatttcaGACTCCATGAAAAGAGAGGTGGTAAAGAGCTAAGTATGTGGGAAACAGACCCTGCTGCCAATTTTAACTTTCCCTTAGAAAAGGATTCAAGTTGAGGCTTGATTTGGGGGTTAGATTTTTCATATGCTCTATTTAAATCAAGTCTTTATTTAGCTTTCCTTATAAATGTCCTCCCTCTTCCCAGTTGTCCAGAAGCTCATAACCCTCAATCCACTAAGTTCATCTACCTGAAGACACCACTGTTCCTCTCTgattttccttcatgttttgCTGTCTCATTACTTGTCCTCCCCATCACTCTTATCCTGGTTCCCTCCATCCTCTTACAGCAGAGACCCACATGAAGGTCCCAAAGGAGGAGAGCGAGTTTCACTGCCTCTTCCTTAGTGCCTTTCATGGTCTGCATTAGAAGGAAGCAACTGGTAATATTTTGTTCAATATATGACTAAGGCAAATGTGAAAAGGAGCTTCTGGTGGCTTTATATTCACTGCTGTCTTGCAATGTTATCATGAGTTTATGGCATCCTCTTCTTCTGAGGATGCTTTAGCATGCATAACCAGGAAGTGATTGGAGGcctgctcccacctcctcctctttctgATGTCTCTGATGCCTACTCTGCCTTTCTAGTTATTAGCACGGTGTTACCAATAGCAACATACCCTGATTTTATTACCTCAGTCAATGACCACCTATGTGGGTGCTGGATGCTGGAAATAAAATGACTTTGAAGTGGTCCTTGTCCCCTCACACATTCTAATTCTGAATATAGTTAGGAAGACCATAAAAGTATTGCCACTAATAAGGAAATTAATTGATTAAATTAATATGCAAACAAGCTTCATCTAAACACAGAATGGAGATAAATACAAGGTgtctttataaatacataaatgagaaTTCTCTAAGGCTTCTGGATCAGAGGAGCTGGAAGTGGGCCTTGGTGACAACTTTGGTCATCCTCTGAAGGGGTCCTCACATTTGATATTGACCTGAGTGTTAGGACTTTGCGTGCAGAGAGACCATAGAAGAGCAGAGGTCCTGTAGATCTGGATACAGTGAGGATTGGTATTGATAGATGAAGACATAAAAGTA encodes the following:
- the LOC110576490 gene encoding hemoglobin subunit epsilon-2, producing the protein MVHFTAEEKVAVVSLWARVNVELVGGEVLGRLLVVYPWTQRFFDSFGNLSSESAIMGNPKVKAHGKKVLTSFGNAVKHMDDLKDTFAELSELHCDKLHVDPENFKLLGNMISIVLATHFSKEFTPHMQAAWQKLTAAVANALAHKYH
- the LOC110576224 gene encoding hemoglobin subunit beta isoform X3, which produces MVHLTAEEKSAVTALWSKVKVDEVGGEALGRLLVVYPWTQRFFDSFGDLSSPNAIMSNPKVKAHGKKVLNSFSDGLKNLDNLKGTFAKLSELHCDQLHVDPENFKLLGNVLVCVLARHFGKEFTPQVQGAFQKVVTGVANALAHKYH
- the LOC110576224 gene encoding hemoglobin subunit beta isoform X2 translates to MVHLTAEEKSAVTALWSKVNVDEVGGEALGRLLVVYPWTQRFFDSFGDLSSPNAIMSNPKVKAHGKKVLNSFSDGLKNLDNLKGTFAKLSELHCDQLHVDPENFKLLGNVLVCVLARHFGKEFTPQVQGAFQKVVTGVANALAHKYH
- the LOC110576224 gene encoding hemoglobin subunit beta isoform X1; translated protein: MVHLTAEEKSAVTALWSKVNVDEVGGEALGRLLVVYPWTQRFFDSFGDLSSPNAIMSNPKVKAHGKKVLNSFSDGLKNLDNLKGTFAKLSELHCDQLHVDPENFKLLGNVLVCVLARHFGKEFTPQVQGAFQKVVTGVANALAHKYH
- the LOC110576224 gene encoding hemoglobin subunit beta isoform X4, translating into MVHLTAEEKSLVSGLWGKVKVDEVGGEALGRLLVVYPWTQRFFDSFGDLSSPNAIMSNPKVKAHGKKVLNSFSDGLKNLDNLKGTFAKLSELHCDQLHVDPENFKLLGNVLVCVLARHFGKEFTPQVQGAFQKVVTGVANALAHKYH